A stretch of the Perca flavescens isolate YP-PL-M2 chromosome 3, PFLA_1.0, whole genome shotgun sequence genome encodes the following:
- the pou2af2 gene encoding POU domain class 2-associating factor 2 — protein MDTEYSKRVYQGVRVKHTVKDLLAEKRSRQTNGPRYSGGSTSPPSFVQMPGSHMLPSYYGMRRPFISESDFCQSTKQFSPDVYSPTLGGKPLGCDPSTMTSYPSFIDSYYPETFGDYRSAAAFSSSGGSFLPSSALSSLLPPFGGESSHLFLRDSWEQSVPEPVSQVEALCTDSLASVSVPPSMPSPEPPGSPSQYRSPSRGSSMGPGSSSQPYILHSMEEAHYHPLTTSSSYQVPSTSFPCPSYMSTPISDLVSKMVTEEEADSHTSLAPNSEAHSSWAKEDGVSSWSPYEIRRAY, from the exons ATGGACACAG AATATTCTAAGAGAGTGTACCAAGGCGTTCGAGTCAAGCACACAGTCAAAGACCTGCTGGCCGAGAAGCGATCCCGACAGACAAATGGGCCCAGATACAGC GGAGGATCGACCTCTCCGCCTTCATTTGTCCAGATGCCAG GGTCTCACATGCTGCCCAGCTACTATGGCATGAGGCGTCCCTTCATCTCAGAGTCAGACTTCTGCCAGTCCACCAAGCAGTTCTCCCCTGACGTGTATTCGCCCACACTGGGTGGCAAACCTCTGGGCTGCGATCCCTCCACCATGACCAGCTACCCCTCCTTCATTGACAGCTACTACCCAGAGACCTTCGGAGATTACCGCAGCGCTGCTGCCTTCTCCAGCTCTGGAGGATCCTTCCTGCCCTCATCGGCCCTCTCGTCCCTGCTGCCTCCATTTGGTGGAGAGTCCTCGCATTTATTTCTG AGAGACTCATGGGAGCAGTCAGTTCCAGAGCCAGTATCCCAGGTGGAGGCTCTGTGTACGGACAGCCTGGCCTCCGTCAGCGTCCCGCCCTCCATGCCCAGCCCTGAACCCCCGGGGAGCCCCTCCCAGTACCGCTCCCCCAGCCGAGGCTCCTCCATGGGCCCCGGCTCCAGCAGCCAGCCCTACATCCTGCACTCCATGGAGGAAGCCCACTACCACCCCTTAACCACCAGCAGCTCTTACCAGGTCCCCTCCACCTCCTTCCCCTGCCCTTCCTACATGAGCACTCCCATCAGCGACCTGGTGTCCAAGATGGTGACAGAGGAGGAGGCCGACAGCCACACCAGCCTCGCCCCCAACAGCGAGGCTCACTCCTCCTGGGCCAAGGAAGATGGAGTGAGCTCCTGGTCGCCCTATGAGATCAGGAGGGCTTACTGA
- the linc.pou2af1 gene encoding colorectal cancer associated 2 has product MSDKRVYQGVRVKTTVKELLQRHRAREANGKKVKTISQISQACLDLQDLCASTFPSRYVDPPPAVPSADASSCGARAFQLRAASFPVPGGSCSTQMQEGTFNDIGQQFGDMMLHSNGYSGNNYTGSSSNASLPPPPTFPLPWCHGLSSDADYYGHGMAPCSSPESLKLCNPMDHNSYSPQDSFSSSSSSCYASPTRMESSFHGFTSEHFHYQHCNLQDCYCLSHCWSGQQESISAPEYPPYYNPTDYPYTCPVEENYCIKRDFQMSSEMCYNTL; this is encoded by the exons ATGTCTG ATAAGAGGGTGTACCAGGGCGTACGAGTGAAGACCACGGTCAAAGAGCTtctgcagagacacagagcCCGGGAGGCCAACGGCAAAAAAGTTAAAACG ATATCACAGATATCACAGGCATGCTTGGATCTTCAGGATCTTTGCGCGTCCACTTTTCCAA GTCGCTATGTGGACCCTCCTCCTGCCGTGCCCTCAGCGGACGCGAGCAGCTGTGGAGCGCGAGCCTTCCAGCTGCGCGCCGCCTCGTTCCCCGTCCCTGGCGGCTCTTGCAGCACCCAGATGCAGGAGGGCACCTTTAACGACATCGGTCAACAATTCGGGGACATGATGTTGCACAGCAACGGCTACAGTGGCAACAACTACACCGGCAGCAGCTCCAACGCCTCCCTGCCTCCCCCTCCCACCTTCCCGCTGCCCTGGTGCCATGGACTCTCCTCTGATGCGGACTACTATGGCCATGGGATG GCTCCCTGCTCTTCACCGGAGTCGCTTAAGCTCTGCAACCCCATGGATCACAACAGCTACTCGCCGCAGgactctttctcctcctcttcctcctcctgctaCGCCTCACCCACCAGGATGGAGTCCAGCTTCCATGGCTTCACCTCAGAGCACTTCCACTATCAACACTGCAACCTCCAGGACTGTTACTGCCTGTCCCACTGTTGGTCAGGCCAGCAGGAGAGCATCTCTGCCCCTGAATATCCACCTTACTACAACCCCACAGACTATCCATACACCTGTCCCGTGGAAGAGAACTACTGTATTAAGAGGGATTTTCAGATGAGCTCCGAAATGTGTTATAATACGCTATGA